One region of Drosophila teissieri strain GT53w chromosome 2L, Prin_Dtei_1.1, whole genome shotgun sequence genomic DNA includes:
- the LOC122626555 gene encoding larval cuticle protein 3: MFKILLICALAALVAANANVEVKELVNDVQADGFVSKLVLDDGSASSASGDVHGNIDGVFEWISPEGVHVRVSYKADENGYQPQSDLLPTPPPIPAAILKAIAYIQANPSKN, encoded by the exons atgttCAAGATC CTGCTTATCTGCGCCCTTGCCGCCCTGGTGGCCGCCAACGCCAACGTGGAGGTTAAGGAGCTGGTCAACGATGTCCAGGCCGATGGTTTCGTTAGCAAGTTGGTCCTCGACGACGGATCTGCCTCCTCTGCCTCCGGAGATGTCCACGGAAACATCGATGGCGTCTTCGAGTGGATCTCCCCTGAGGGTGTCCATGTGCGAGTGAGCTACAAGGCCGACGAGAACGGATACCAGCCCCAGAGTGACCTGTTGCCCACTCCTCCTCCGATCCCAGCAGCCATCCTGAAGGCTATCGCCTACATCCAGGCTAACCCCAGCAAGAACTAG
- the LOC122626207 gene encoding larval cuticle protein 2 produces the protein MFKFVMILAVVGVATALAPVSRSDDVHADVVSRSDDVRADGFDTSLHTSNGIEQAASGDVHGNIHGNFGWISPEGDHVDVKYVADENGYQPSGAWIPTPPPIPEAIARALVWLQSHPPAPEHPRHH, from the exons ATGTTCAAGTTT GTGATGATCCTCGCCGTTGTGGGAGTGGCTACCGCCCTGGCCCCAGTCTCCCGCTCCGATGATGTCCACGCTGATGTGGTTTCCCGATCGGACGACGTTCGTGCCGATGGATTCGACACCAGTCTGCACACCTCCAACGGAATCGAGCAGGCCGCCAGCGGTGATGTCCATGGCAACATCCACGGCAACTTCGGATGGATCTCCCCCGAGGGCGATCACGTGGACGTCAAGTACGTGGCTGATGAGAACGGATACCAGCCCTCGGGAGCCTGGATCCCCACTCCGCCTCCAATCCCAGAGGCCATTGCCCGCGCCCTTGTCTGGCTGCAGTCCCACCCCCCAGCACCCGAGCATCCCCGTCATCACTAG
- the LOC122626554 gene encoding larval cuticle protein 3, which translates to MFKILLICALAALVAANANVEVKELVNDVQADGFVSKLVLDDGSASSASGDVHGNIDGVFEWISPEGVHVRVSYKADENGYQPQSDLLPTPPPIPAAILKAIAYIQANPSKN; encoded by the exons atgttCAAGATC CTGCTTATCTGCGCCCTTGCCGCCCTGGTGGCCGCCAACGCCAACGTGGAGGTTAAGGAGCTGGTCAACGATGTCCAGGCCGATGGTTTCGTTAGCAAGTTGGTCCTCGACGACGGATCTGCCTCCTCTGCCTCCGGAGATGTCCACGGTAACATCGATGGCGTCTTCGAGTGGATCTCCCCTGAGGGTGTCCATGTGCGAGTGAGCTACAAGGCCGACGAGAACGGATACCAGCCCCAGAGTGACCTGTTGCCCACTCCTCCTCCGATCCCAGCAGCCATCCTGAAGGCTATCGCCTACATCCAGGCTAACCCCAGCAAGAACTAG
- the LOC122625356 gene encoding UNC93-like protein yields MVYPSDTSDANNEELALEHSAAHVHGNGTGTGSSPGTTTAPNGDNKVNQRHYEPAERFIITKNVVVIGLAFMIHFTAFHGTSNLQSSVNADKALGTTTLAVIYGSLILSNIFLPMTVIRWFGCRLTMALALFAYMPYIAAQFYPRFETLIPAALMVGFGGGPLWCSKCTYLSTVSEALTQVRGNKSRKDVNTVKFFGLFFIFYQMAQVWGNLISSSVLTLSAPAAQSPANDSFELEVQRELERNRVAELCGARFCPGVGAEANPNLVPPAPEQIQLLNSIFLTCMAAAVVMMVFGVSSLKRYGVKRGDTGDGMSGLKLLTVTINLLRKRRQILMLPITMFIGLEEAFLAVDFTRSFVACGWGISRIGFAMICFGVANAVAAGIAGALVERIGRVSLAGLCAVVNLCLLTYMYSWEAREGDYLSYCTFAAVWGICDGVWLVVVNAFYGILFPNHLIAAYSNFRLWESTGSVIGYVISSQLCTSTKLVILIVFILVGCVGYGLIEYRFWRKQKNLEVMLSD; encoded by the exons ATGGTCTACCCCAGTGACACGTCGGACGCCAACAACGAGGAGCTGGCGCTGGAGCACAGTGCCGCACATGTCCATGGCAacggcactggcactggcagcTCGCCCGGGACCACAACTGCTCCGAACGGGGACAACAAAGTCAATCAGCGCCACTACGAGCCGGCCGAGCGCTTCATCATCACCAAAAATGTGGTCGTGATAGGCCTGGCTTTCATGATTCACTTCACGGCCTTCCACGGCACATCGAATCTGCAGAGCTCGGTGAACGCGGATAAGGCCCTGGGCACCACCACGCTGGCCGTCATCTACGGCTCGCTGATACTGTCCAACATCTTCCTGCCGATGACCGTGATAAG ATGGTTCGGTTGCCGGTTGACCATGGCGTTGGCCCTCTTCGCCTACATGCCCTACATAGCCGCCCAGTTCTATCCACGCTTCGAGACCCTGATCCCGGCGGCCCTGATGGTGGGCTTCGGTGGCGGCCCGCTGTGGTGCTCCAAGTGCACCTACCTCTCCACAGTGTCCGAGGCACTTACCCAGGTGCGGGGCAACAAGTCGCGCAAGGATGTGAACACCGTCAAGTTCTTCGGCCTGTTCTTCATCTTCTACCAGATGGCCCAGGTGTGGGGCAACCTCATCTCCTCCTCTGTTCTGACCCTCAGTGCTCCTGCTGCCCAATCCCCGGCAAACGACTCATTCGAGTTAGAAGTGCAGCGGGAACTGGAGAGGAACAGGGTGGCCGAGCTCTGCGGGGCCCGCTTCTGTCCCGGAGTGGGAGCAGAGGCGAATCCGAACCTGGTGCCCCCAGCTCCGGAGCAAATCCAGCTGCTCAACTCCATCTTCCTTACCTGCATGGCGGCCGCGGTGGTCATGATGGTCTTCGGCGTGAGCTCCCTCAAACG CTACGGAGTAAAGCGCGGCGATACTGGCGACGGAATGTCGGGGCTGAAGCTCCTCACGGTGACCATCAATCTTTTGCGCAAACGTCGCCAGATCCTGATGCTGCCCATCACGATGTTCATCGGGCTGGAGGAGGCCTTTCTGGCCGTGGACTTCACCCGTTCGTTTGTGGCCTGCGGCTGGGGCATCTCTCGCATCGGGTTCGCCATGATATGCTTCGGCGTGGCGAATGCGGTGGCTGCCGGGATCGCAGGCGCCCTGGTGGAGCGCATCGGACGAGTCAGCCTGGCCGGGCTGTGTGCCGTGGTCAACCTCTGCCTGCTCACCTACATGTACTCCTGGGAGGCGCGGGAGGGCGACTACCTGAGCTACTGCACATTCGCGGCGGTTTGGGGCATCTGCGATGGAGTCTGGCTGGTTGTGGTCAATG CTTTTTATGGCATTCTCTTTCCGAACCATCTGATTGCCGCTTATAGCAACTTCCGCCTGTGGGAAAGCACTGGTTCTGTTATCGGCTACGTCATCAGTTCGCAGCTCTGCACCTCCACGAAATTGGtgattttaattgtttttattttagtagGCTGCGTGGG ATATGGCCTCATCGAGTACCGCTTTTGGCGAAAGCAAAAGAACTTGGAAGTCATGCTGAGTGACTGA
- the LOC122622135 gene encoding COP9 signalosome complex subunit 7, translated as MTQDMLLGNEEPSKSKETFLEKFCVLAKSSTGAALLDVIRQALEAPNVFVFGELLAEPSILQLKDGPDTKHFETLNLFAYGTYKEYRAQPGKFIDLTPAMQKKLQHLTIVSLAIKAKSIPYALLLSELEIDNVRHLEDIIIEAIYADIIHGKLFQNTRILEVDYAQGRDIPPGYTGQIVETLQAWVNSCDSVSNCIEMQIKYANAEKSKRLMNKERVEQDLINLKKVLKSQTSDSDESMQIDTHGPGTSGGLGQSELRKKPSKLRNPRSAAVGLKFSK; from the exons ATGACGCAGGACATGCTGCTGGGCAACGAGGAGCCGAGCAAGAGCAAGGAGACGTTTCTGGAGAAGTTCTGTGTCCTGGCCAAGTCATCCACCGGCGCCGCCTTGCTGGATGTGATTCGCCAGGCCCTGGAAGCCCCGaatgtctttgtttttggcgAATTACTGGCAGAACCATCCATATTGCAG CTGAAGGACGGTCCGGACACCAAGCACTTCGAGACCCTGAACCTGTTCGCATACGGCACTTACAAGGAATACCGCGCACAGCCGGGAAAGTTCATCGACTTGACTCCTGCCATGCAGAAGAAGCTGCAACACCTGACCATCGTCTCGCTGGCCATCAAGGCAAAGAGCATTCCTTATGCCCTGCTGCTCAGCGAACTGGAGATCGACAACGTGCGCCACCTTGAGGACATCATCATCGAGGCCATTTACGCAG ACATCATCCACGGAAAGCTGTTCCAGAACACACGCATTTTGGAGGTGGATTACGCCCAGGGCCGCGACATTCCGCCGGGATACACTGGCCAGATCGTGGAAACACTTCAGGCGTGGGTCAACTCCTGCGACAGCGTTTCCAACTGCATCGAAATGCAGATAAAGTACGCGAACGCAGAGAAATCCAAAAGGCTGATGAACAAGGAGCGCGTGGAACAAGAT CTCATCAATCTTAAGAAGGTATTAAAGAGCCAGACCTCGGACAGCGATGAGAGCATGCAAATCGACACCCATGGACCGGGAACCAGTGGCGGATTGGGTCAATCGGAGCTAAGAAAGAAGCCCTCCAAGCTGAGGAATCCACGCAGTGCGGCAG TTGGCCTCAAGTTCAGTAAGTGA
- the LOC122626373 gene encoding larval cuticle protein 1 codes for MFKFVMICAVFGLAVANPPVPHSVGRSEDVHADVLSRSDDVRADGFDTSLHTSNGIEQAASGDVHGNIHGNFGWISPEGDHVDVKYVADENGYQPSGAWIPTPPPIPEAIARALVWLQSHPPAPEHPRHH; via the exons ATGTTTAAGTTT GTGATGATCTGCGCAGTTTTCGGCCTGGCGGTGGCCAATCCCCCAGTGCCCCATTCCGTAGGACGTTCCGAGGATGTCCACGCCGATGTCCTTTCCCGATCCGATGACGTTCGTGCCGATGGATTCGACACCAGTCTGCACACCTCCAACGGAATCGAGCAGGCCGCCAGCGGTGATGTCCATGGCAACATCCACGGCAACTTCGGATGGATCTCCCCCGAGGGCGATCACGTGGACGTCAAGTACGTGGCTGATGAGAACGGATACCAGCCCTCGGGAGCCTGGATCCCCACTCCTCCTCCAATCCCAGAGGCCATTGCCCGCGCCCTTGTCTGGCTGCAGTCCCACCCCCCAGCACCCGAGCATCCCCGTCATCACTAG
- the LOC122626822 gene encoding larval cuticle protein 1-like: protein FQVRFCAVFSLAVAKPPLPHSVGLSEDVHADVVFRSDDVRTDGFDTSLHTTNGTKQAASGDVHGNIHGNFGWIADETEYQLPGGWIPTTAPMPPDVAKAIAWLESNPTQPSLMYNHPDSIEKVCQ from the exons TTTCAGGTGAGGTTCTGCGCAGTTTTTAGTTTGGCGGTGGCCAAACCCCCACTACCCCATTCCGTAGGGCTTTCCGAGGATGTCCACGCCGATGTCGTTTTCCGATCCGATGACGTTCGTACCGATGGATTCGACACCAGTCTGCATACCACTAACGGAACTAAGCAGGCCGCCAGCGGAGACGTCCATGGCAACATCCACGGCAACTTCGGGTGGATCGCCGATGAGACCGAATACCAACTCCCGGGGGGCTGGATCCCGACTACTGCCCCAATGCCGCCGGACGTCGCCAAAGCCATCGCCTGGCTGGAGTCCAACCCAACACAACCATCACTCATGTACAATCACCCGG ATTCCATCGAAAAGGTCTGTCAATAA
- the LOC122611444 gene encoding LOW QUALITY PROTEIN: uncharacterized protein LOC122611444 (The sequence of the model RefSeq protein was modified relative to this genomic sequence to represent the inferred CDS: deleted 2 bases in 1 codon; substituted 1 base at 1 genomic stop codon) produces the protein MSHQISXQLPLSATYRANRKQDMENGDGGNSGETTCCAGDKNTGSNPCRLVPGTRIARGRVCARIVEQPGPGPTCCIQYNQFRMSHFIRAASRTERSKPNSRAQASIFRLGVI, from the exons ATGTCACATCAAATTTCGTAACAGCTCCCACTTTCGGCCACATACCGTGCCAACCGCAAACAGGATATGGAAAACGGGGA CGGGGGAAACTCGGGGGAAACTACTTGCTGTGCTGGCGATAAAAACACGGGTTCAAACCCATGTCGATTGGTGCCAGGCACAAGGATAGCCCGTGGGAGGGTGTGTGCTCGAATCGTTGAACAGCCGGGTCCTGGCCCAACTTGTTGC ATACAATACAATCAATTTCGCATGTCGCATTTTATTCGAGCTGCCTCACGGACCGAAAGAAGTAAGCCAAATTCCCGAGCACAGGCGAGTATTTTTCGATTGGGTGTGATATGA